One genomic segment of Spirochaetales bacterium includes these proteins:
- a CDS encoding anti-sigma factor antagonist produces the protein MNNDIIPGFDENKDESLKIRLEKFGDGNRVMAFHLHGYIDTYNSNNFQNRIGKAIESGYMKLIFECGGLNYVSSTGIGSFTAFLKSVKPAGGDIVLIDIQPKVYEVFQLLGFSQFFNIKDSLADAVAFFNAGDVSKKSETFPKIVSCPSCSKKLKVLKPGRFRCSVCRTIIVVNKKGALSLNHDHVL, from the coding sequence ATGAATAACGACATTATTCCGGGTTTCGATGAAAACAAGGATGAGAGTCTTAAGATCAGGCTCGAGAAGTTCGGTGACGGCAATAGGGTCATGGCGTTTCATCTTCACGGTTATATCGATACCTACAATTCCAATAACTTCCAGAACAGGATCGGCAAGGCGATCGAATCGGGTTACATGAAACTCATATTCGAATGCGGCGGACTGAACTATGTTTCGAGTACCGGAATCGGATCATTTACCGCGTTTCTTAAATCGGTCAAACCGGCCGGCGGCGATATCGTTCTCATCGATATACAGCCGAAAGTCTATGAAGTGTTTCAACTCCTCGGATTCTCGCAATTTTTCAATATCAAGGATTCGCTTGCCGATGCGGTCGCTTTTTTCAATGCAGGAGATGTATCTAAGAAATCCGAAACATTCCCGAAAATTGTTTCATGTCCGTCATGTTCCAAAAAACTGAAAGTGCTAAAACCGGGACGTTTTCGATGCAGCGTTTGCCGGACGATTATCGTTGTAAATAAAAAAGGGGCTTTATCCCTCAATCATGATCATGTATTGTGA
- a CDS encoding FMN-binding protein gives MKKGLLYTVVFMLVTTFLFVFLLSIVNVTTAERTQHNAVIALRKAVLNVLGISYVNNDDAYAVFDERVQKKETNGTELYFYDGPSGRLYAAVFSGRGLWGTIEGVLAVTGDMRRITGLEILNHNETPGLGGRISEKAFREQFDGEAIGPGDGIGMTTTGVYDTDHSNASFDGITGATQTSQRMRIIINDTLAKLGNILEDTDGAE, from the coding sequence ATGAAAAAGGGATTGTTGTATACCGTGGTGTTTATGCTCGTTACTACCTTTTTATTCGTGTTTCTTCTTTCAATAGTGAACGTGACGACCGCCGAGCGGACGCAGCACAACGCGGTGATTGCGTTGAGAAAAGCGGTACTGAATGTCTTGGGGATTTCGTATGTGAATAACGATGATGCGTATGCCGTCTTCGATGAACGCGTACAAAAAAAAGAGACGAACGGGACGGAGCTTTATTTTTATGACGGCCCTTCGGGAAGGCTGTACGCGGCCGTCTTCAGCGGGAGGGGACTCTGGGGAACGATCGAGGGGGTGCTTGCCGTTACCGGTGATATGAGAAGAATAACCGGCCTCGAGATCCTGAACCATAACGAAACACCGGGACTCGGCGGCCGTATTTCGGAAAAGGCGTTCAGGGAGCAGTTTGACGGTGAGGCGATCGGGCCGGGGGACGGCATCGGCATGACGACGACAGGGGTCTACGACACGGACCATTCGAACGCTTCGTTCGACGGCATTACCGGCGCCACGCAGACCTCGCAGCGGATGCGCATCATCATCAACGATACCCTCGCGAAACTCGGGAATATTCTGGAGGATACCGATGGCGCAGAATAA
- a CDS encoding 3-isopropylmalate dehydratase large subunit has translation MGRTTTEKIFDKHRIDTLPGGVHVLKLDAVFCHEITTPIAINDLVARGKDRVFDKHKIKAVIDHVTPAGDSKSAVLGKIMREWARRHDIPDFFDIGRNGICHAIFPEKGFVRPGFTIIMGDSHTCTHGAFGAFAAGVGTTDLEVGILKGVCAFKTPETIRVVVKGILPQGVFPKDVILAIVNKLTVNGATNKVIEFTGPVVDAMSMEGRMTLCNMAVEAGATSGICYPDAATVSYLWPHIEREYPDREAAMEDYTSWKSDPDASFARTIEVDVSDMEPLVTVAYKPDQVKPVREMEGTKVDQVYIGSCTNGRIEDLRIASQVLRGKRIADTVRGIVSPATPLIYRTALDEGIISVFMEAGFCVINPTCGACLGMSNGVITDGEVCASTTNRNFNGRMGKGGMVHLMSPATAASTAIAGHITNSPLYGKGA, from the coding sequence GTGGGACGGACGACAACGGAAAAAATTTTTGACAAACACAGAATCGATACCCTTCCCGGGGGTGTACATGTCCTTAAGCTCGATGCGGTGTTTTGCCATGAAATAACCACACCGATAGCGATCAATGACCTTGTCGCACGGGGCAAGGACAGGGTGTTCGACAAACACAAAATAAAGGCCGTGATCGATCATGTCACACCGGCCGGGGATTCGAAATCCGCCGTATTGGGTAAAATCATGCGTGAATGGGCGCGCCGCCACGACATCCCGGACTTTTTCGATATCGGCAGAAACGGGATCTGTCACGCGATCTTTCCCGAAAAGGGTTTTGTCCGTCCCGGTTTTACGATCATCATGGGCGATTCCCATACCTGTACTCACGGGGCGTTCGGCGCGTTCGCGGCCGGTGTCGGCACGACGGATCTCGAAGTGGGAATCCTGAAAGGGGTGTGCGCCTTCAAAACACCGGAAACGATCCGGGTCGTGGTGAAGGGGATCCTTCCGCAGGGTGTTTTTCCGAAAGACGTGATCCTCGCAATCGTGAACAAACTGACGGTCAACGGAGCGACGAACAAGGTGATCGAGTTCACCGGGCCGGTCGTCGATGCGATGAGTATGGAAGGGAGAATGACCCTCTGCAACATGGCGGTCGAAGCCGGGGCGACGAGCGGTATCTGTTATCCGGATGCGGCGACGGTCTCCTATCTCTGGCCGCATATCGAACGGGAATACCCGGACCGGGAAGCGGCCATGGAGGATTACACGTCGTGGAAGTCGGACCCCGATGCATCATTTGCCCGCACGATCGAGGTCGATGTCTCCGACATGGAACCCCTGGTGACGGTTGCCTACAAACCGGACCAGGTGAAGCCGGTCAGAGAAATGGAAGGGACAAAGGTGGACCAGGTATACATCGGTTCATGTACGAACGGGCGGATCGAAGACTTGAGGATCGCCTCACAGGTGCTTCGCGGAAAGCGGATCGCCGACACGGTCCGGGGGATCGTTTCACCGGCGACACCGCTGATCTACCGGACGGCCCTGGACGAGGGGATTATCAGTGTATTCATGGAGGCCGGGTTCTGTGTCATCAACCCGACCTGCGGGGCCTGCCTTGGCATGAGTAACGGCGTGATCACCGACGGGGAGGTATGCGCCTCCACCACGAACAGAAACTTCAACGGCCGCATGGGAAAAGGCGGGATGGTTCACCTCATGAGTCCAGCAACTGCTGCATCGACCGCGATTGCGGGCCATATCACCAATTCGCCATTATACGGGAAGGGGGCGTAA
- a CDS encoding HD domain-containing protein encodes MKLYQAIEEEAAAFFTDSRGSHDWEHTMRVRTLADHIAEKEGADRTIVGLAALLHDIGRNREDESAGRICHAAEGANLARGILLRHGVEEAAVERIVHCIETHRFRDSKRPKTIEAMVVFDADKLDAIGAVGIGRAFLFAGEVGARLHNKDADIENTLPYTEEDTAYREYMIKLRFIRDRMLTGEGRRLAGERHEFMERFFERLDREVDGLL; translated from the coding sequence GTGAAGCTGTATCAGGCCATCGAAGAAGAAGCCGCCGCATTTTTCACCGACTCCCGCGGGTCGCACGATTGGGAACATACCATGCGCGTCCGTACGCTGGCCGACCACATCGCGGAAAAAGAAGGGGCGGACAGGACGATCGTCGGCCTGGCCGCCCTGCTTCACGACATCGGCAGAAACCGGGAGGACGAATCGGCCGGCAGAATATGCCATGCGGCGGAGGGGGCGAATCTCGCCCGCGGCATTCTCCTCCGCCACGGGGTCGAAGAAGCGGCCGTCGAACGGATCGTCCACTGTATCGAAACCCACCGTTTCAGGGACTCGAAACGGCCGAAGACGATCGAGGCCATGGTCGTCTTCGACGCGGACAAACTCGACGCGATCGGCGCGGTGGGAATCGGACGTGCTTTCCTTTTCGCCGGCGAGGTCGGGGCAAGACTCCACAACAAGGACGCGGATATCGAAAACACCCTCCCCTACACCGAAGAAGACACCGCCTACCGCGAATACATGATAAAACTCCGATTTATCCGCGACCGGATGCTGACCGGAGAAGGCAGAAGACTCGCCGGGGAACGGCACGAGTTCATGGAACGCTTCTTCGAAAGGCTCGACCGCGAGGTGGACGGGTTGCTGTAA
- a CDS encoding aldo/keto reductase: MAANITDCATLSNGKKMPWLGFGVFKIEDGTSVENAVRWALDAGYRSIDTASIYGNERGVGRAIRQSGISRESIFLTTKVWNSDQGYDSTLAAFEESLKRLDTDYVDLYLVHWPVPNLYVESWKALERIYQYGRAKAIGVSNFLIHHLHTLRNQCELFPMVNQVEFHPFLMQPELLRYCMHNNIQLEAWSPLTRGRLLDDSVIGEIAGRYGKTPAQVILRWDIQHGVVTIPKSVHRERIIENSDIFDFEISETDMDKLDGLDEGKRLGPDPDTFPQQG; the protein is encoded by the coding sequence ATGGCGGCGAATATTACAGATTGCGCGACATTGAGTAACGGAAAAAAGATGCCCTGGCTGGGGTTCGGGGTATTTAAAATAGAAGACGGAACATCGGTAGAAAACGCGGTAAGGTGGGCCCTTGATGCGGGATACCGGAGCATCGATACCGCTTCGATTTACGGGAACGAGCGGGGGGTCGGCAGGGCGATACGTCAAAGCGGCATATCCCGGGAATCGATCTTTCTCACGACAAAGGTATGGAACTCCGATCAGGGCTACGATTCGACCCTCGCGGCTTTCGAGGAAAGCCTCAAACGCCTCGACACCGATTATGTGGATCTTTACCTCGTTCACTGGCCCGTCCCGAACCTTTATGTCGAATCATGGAAGGCCCTCGAGCGGATATATCAATACGGCAGGGCAAAAGCGATCGGGGTGAGCAATTTCCTTATCCATCACCTCCACACCTTGAGAAACCAGTGCGAGCTTTTCCCCATGGTCAACCAGGTCGAGTTTCATCCCTTTCTCATGCAGCCCGAACTTCTGCGGTACTGTATGCACAACAACATCCAGCTCGAGGCATGGTCGCCCCTCACCAGGGGACGTCTTCTGGACGATTCCGTGATCGGTGAGATCGCGGGCCGTTACGGCAAAACCCCCGCGCAGGTGATCCTCAGGTGGGACATCCAGCACGGGGTCGTCACGATTCCGAAATCCGTACACCGGGAACGGATTATCGAAAACTCTGATATTTTCGACTTTGAAATTTCGGAAACCGACATGGACAAGCTCGACGGCCTCGACGAGGGAAAACGCCTCGGGCCGGATCCGGACACCTTTCCCCAGCAGGGGTAG
- a CDS encoding HD domain-containing protein: protein MLLIVWLVFLFQAFGDDRDESKTLYEEGKIKYEAGNIDEAITDLEMALNLDERNFKAKKLLVDVLSDKGKALVSEGRFDEALDVFTMAYKLWPNNEEVKEMYKGLKDGSVQEAYEKKINEASKIETKEMVTKIEEAKDTLSEVIETKASSDGEASEVEKALQKELEEQKKLLEKMKLDYEKKSGTEKETASANEMEALQELVSMYKAMIEEKDAAKEDPGYIALLLDEMRDYRTRLEKQAISPANLVFIAVGSFFGAIVFILVVLYIILRVISKRRRLARQRYAEERGYYRIPGSTDTFDTLEQQKNALLLGYDGEVAEPEIEKLAEADEDEMYKDLINYERLKRMHTQMKKGNLQWSTLRENMDLLQTELKTEILKLVEMKIEGGSEMMNYTSILPVIFPFLTSGDDYLRKKAHVIAYKLLESEKAGHEEEQKTNAMEKDEAIVSKENIDFFDMKTLTAAAENLGNREGRTGHSLNVANYARRIGLILGFGQDDLDLLYTSGLVHDFGFFLYSDEFLKKIRTQESLSEEDYLKLIQHPENGILYFRQKGIELPQKVSDGILFHHERLDGTGYPKGCRGEDIPEFGRIIAVADTFEALTSDRPNREKMTISSAAIVMRDLGRKKYDGKYIDAIIEFFKKI from the coding sequence ATGCTTTTAATCGTTTGGCTGGTTTTTCTTTTCCAGGCGTTCGGGGATGATCGTGATGAATCTAAAACGTTATATGAAGAAGGAAAGATTAAGTATGAGGCTGGAAATATCGATGAGGCAATTACCGACCTCGAAATGGCCCTCAATCTCGATGAACGCAATTTCAAGGCAAAAAAACTTTTAGTCGATGTGCTTTCCGATAAAGGAAAGGCCCTTGTTTCGGAAGGGAGGTTCGATGAGGCGCTCGATGTGTTCACCATGGCCTATAAACTGTGGCCTAACAACGAGGAAGTGAAGGAAATGTACAAAGGCCTCAAAGACGGTAGTGTGCAGGAAGCATATGAAAAAAAAATAAACGAGGCTTCGAAAATCGAAACAAAGGAAATGGTGACGAAAATCGAGGAAGCCAAGGATACGCTTTCCGAGGTTATTGAAACGAAAGCGTCTTCCGATGGGGAGGCGAGCGAGGTCGAGAAGGCCCTTCAGAAAGAACTCGAAGAGCAGAAAAAACTCCTTGAAAAAATGAAGCTTGATTATGAAAAAAAGTCAGGTACGGAAAAAGAAACGGCTTCGGCGAATGAAATGGAAGCCCTTCAGGAACTCGTATCCATGTATAAAGCGATGATCGAAGAAAAGGACGCGGCAAAGGAAGATCCCGGATATATAGCCCTTCTCCTCGATGAAATGAGAGATTACCGGACACGGCTCGAAAAACAGGCGATATCCCCCGCAAATCTCGTTTTTATCGCGGTCGGCTCGTTTTTCGGCGCGATTGTCTTTATACTGGTGGTTCTCTACATTATCTTGCGCGTTATATCGAAAAGAAGGCGCCTCGCACGGCAGCGGTATGCCGAAGAACGGGGGTATTACCGAATTCCGGGTTCGACGGATACATTCGATACACTCGAACAACAGAAGAATGCACTATTGCTCGGCTATGACGGAGAGGTTGCGGAGCCTGAAATCGAAAAGCTTGCCGAAGCAGACGAAGACGAAATGTACAAGGACCTTATCAATTACGAACGACTCAAACGTATGCATACGCAGATGAAAAAAGGCAATCTTCAATGGTCGACACTCAGGGAAAATATGGATCTTTTACAGACCGAATTAAAAACAGAAATCCTGAAACTCGTTGAAATGAAGATCGAAGGAGGGAGTGAGATGATGAATTACACTTCGATTCTTCCAGTCATTTTTCCCTTTCTCACCTCGGGCGACGATTATTTACGAAAAAAAGCCCATGTTATCGCTTACAAACTCCTGGAAAGCGAAAAAGCGGGACATGAGGAAGAACAAAAAACAAACGCAATGGAAAAAGACGAGGCGATTGTCAGCAAGGAAAATATCGATTTTTTTGATATGAAAACACTGACCGCGGCTGCGGAAAATCTCGGGAATCGTGAAGGGAGAACGGGACACTCTCTCAATGTCGCCAATTATGCAAGAAGAATCGGTCTGATTCTCGGATTCGGACAGGACGATCTCGATCTCCTATACACCTCAGGGCTTGTTCACGATTTCGGTTTTTTCCTCTACAGCGATGAGTTTCTTAAAAAAATACGTACGCAGGAATCGCTTTCCGAAGAAGATTACCTAAAACTTATACAACACCCTGAAAACGGAATACTTTATTTCAGGCAAAAAGGTATAGAATTACCTCAAAAAGTAAGTGACGGTATTCTTTTTCACCACGAGCGCCTCGACGGTACGGGATATCCGAAAGGATGCAGGGGAGAAGATATTCCCGAGTTCGGAAGAATTATCGCCGTTGCTGATACATTCGAGGCATTGACGAGCGACAGGCCTAATCGTGAAAAGATGACCATATCTTCGGCAGCGATTGTGATGCGCGATCTCGGCAGAAAGAAATATGATGGTAAATATATCGATGCAATTATCGAATTTTTTAAAAAGATTTGA
- a CDS encoding cupin domain-containing protein, which produces MIVYRFGEKLREIRERRGYTLKQVAEKAGVSESLVSQIERNKVSPSIDTLLTLAGILEIDFEYLFEDFRKEKPVTVIHREERRKIESGPVAYEQLSVIYDTDEEHAIEAFLLVIQPGGRRGEKEYGHMGKELGLVLAGEGTLEYGKEVYRLKEGDSVSFSSNVPHLLTNTGKGELKTVWVSTPPRMAYMRGDGR; this is translated from the coding sequence ATGATCGTATACCGATTCGGAGAAAAACTGAGGGAAATTCGGGAGCGAAGGGGATATACCCTGAAACAGGTGGCGGAAAAGGCCGGTGTCAGCGAAAGCCTCGTCTCCCAGATCGAGCGCAACAAGGTTTCTCCGTCAATCGACACCCTGCTGACGCTGGCCGGCATCCTGGAAATCGATTTCGAATACCTGTTTGAAGATTTCAGAAAGGAAAAGCCTGTTACCGTTATCCATCGTGAGGAACGGAGGAAAATCGAATCCGGGCCCGTGGCATACGAACAGCTTTCCGTTATTTATGATACCGATGAAGAACACGCGATCGAAGCGTTTCTTCTCGTTATCCAGCCGGGGGGCAGACGTGGAGAAAAAGAGTACGGCCATATGGGCAAGGAACTGGGACTGGTTCTTGCGGGCGAAGGAACCCTCGAATACGGAAAAGAGGTGTACCGGTTAAAAGAAGGAGACAGTGTCAGCTTTTCCTCGAACGTGCCGCACCTTTTAACCAACACGGGAAAAGGGGAGTTGAAAACGGTCTGGGTGAGTACGCCGCCCAGAATGGCATACATGAGGGGTGACGGCAGATAA
- a CDS encoding 3-isopropylmalate dehydratase small subunit — MKSFEGSILFLDRSDINTDEIIPAEYLTEISKAALSPYLLENLKLEGFNPVRDIRGKQVIVTRSNFGCGSSREHAAWALEANGINLVVAESFARIFRQNMFNCGMMAVELDPGHIDRLFATYAGTGASLRTDFERMRFIVSGNGGTEEIAFSISGFDKALVTSGGWVDYADAHY; from the coding sequence ATGAAATCATTCGAAGGATCGATCCTGTTTCTGGACAGGTCGGACATCAACACGGACGAAATCATCCCCGCGGAATACCTCACGGAAATCTCGAAAGCGGCGCTTTCACCATACCTCCTCGAAAATCTCAAACTGGAGGGGTTCAATCCCGTCCGCGATATCCGCGGGAAACAGGTAATCGTCACCCGCTCCAACTTCGGGTGTGGTTCATCGAGGGAACATGCGGCGTGGGCGCTCGAGGCGAACGGCATCAATCTGGTGGTCGCCGAAAGCTTTGCCCGTATCTTCAGGCAGAACATGTTCAACTGCGGCATGATGGCGGTGGAGCTCGACCCGGGACACATCGACCGTCTTTTCGCCACATACGCGGGAACCGGGGCATCGCTCCGGACGGACTTCGAACGGATGCGCTTTATCGTGAGCGGCAACGGAGGGACGGAAGAAATCGCTTTTTCGATTTCCGGATTCGACAAGGCGCTCGTTACATCGGGCGGCTGGGTCGATTACGCGGACGCCCATTACTGA
- a CDS encoding RnfABCDGE type electron transport complex subunit D produces the protein MLSKVLQKQTMMRKVLFSLIPIFLFGAYLYGLRLFFLVLVVFPLGIVCEAIFEKIKKKKITEAVLVTCSLYVLSMPPDVPLWVAGIGIVFGVVIGKEVFGGFGRNPFNPAVTGRLFVYITFPAFMTAGWIAGGNFGIDAVSAATPLSAAGGAGTPDLLSLAAGFRPGTIGESPVILILLAGIFLAATGTASWVIILSTLGSAALLTGIFDMAGVPGALATLPALMSGSIVFVAVFMATDPVSAPKNKPAQILYGMIIGSVAVLIRTFSPSFAEGTSFGVMIGNTFAMLLDEMTAKRKKKADT, from the coding sequence GTGTTATCGAAGGTTTTACAGAAACAGACTATGATGAGGAAGGTCCTCTTCTCCCTCATCCCCATATTCCTCTTTGGCGCGTACCTCTACGGCCTGCGCCTTTTCTTTCTCGTCCTCGTCGTTTTTCCTCTCGGAATCGTCTGCGAGGCGATTTTCGAGAAGATAAAAAAGAAAAAAATAACGGAAGCGGTGCTCGTGACATGCAGCCTCTATGTCCTCTCCATGCCGCCCGATGTTCCCCTCTGGGTGGCCGGGATCGGTATTGTTTTCGGTGTGGTCATCGGGAAAGAGGTCTTCGGCGGATTCGGCCGCAACCCCTTCAATCCGGCAGTGACCGGAAGGCTTTTCGTCTATATCACCTTTCCCGCCTTTATGACGGCCGGCTGGATCGCCGGCGGCAATTTCGGTATCGACGCGGTCAGCGCCGCGACCCCCCTTTCGGCGGCGGGGGGGGCGGGAACCCCGGACCTCCTTTCCCTTGCCGCCGGGTTCAGGCCCGGTACGATCGGGGAAAGCCCCGTGATACTGATTCTTCTTGCGGGAATATTTCTTGCCGCAACCGGCACGGCAAGCTGGGTCATCATTCTTTCGACCCTGGGCTCGGCGGCGCTTCTGACCGGCATCTTCGATATGGCCGGTGTGCCGGGGGCACTCGCGACCCTGCCCGCCCTCATGTCGGGGAGTATCGTTTTCGTGGCTGTTTTCATGGCGACAGATCCGGTTTCGGCGCCGAAAAACAAGCCGGCGCAAATCCTCTACGGAATGATCATCGGCTCGGTCGCCGTCCTTATCCGTACTTTTTCCCCGTCGTTTGCGGAAGGGACGAGTTTCGGGGTCATGATCGGGAATACCTTTGCCATGCTCCTCGACGAGATGACGGCAAAGAGAAAGAAAAAGGCGGACACATGA
- a CDS encoding P-loop NTPase, whose product MVTIIPVASGKGGTGKSVFAVNLAASLANKRKTVILIDLDLGNSNLNAFLGIEASKPGIGHFINKHARNLEALLIDTDIRQLFFIPGSGGFPAMANINYFLKKKIIDGIRHLVSDYIICDLGAGSSFDVIDFFLMSHSGFIVATPEPTAIIGAYSFIKSSLYRLLYRSFRPKSEERKTIASMLMQNHGKGELSFFTLLDTLSQLNADAGETAKISLSSYSPRIVINNGRTVGDLEIGAKLRELTRQHCGINIEYAGFLYKNSEITRSIFEKTPVVLKNPSSMYSQAMEQIASKIIDTAYGETRPLYEGDEDIAELREMIEHN is encoded by the coding sequence ATGGTAACCATCATTCCCGTCGCAAGCGGCAAAGGAGGGACTGGCAAAAGTGTTTTTGCCGTCAATCTTGCAGCCTCACTCGCGAATAAAAGAAAGACAGTCATACTCATCGATCTCGATCTGGGAAACTCGAATCTCAATGCGTTTTTAGGAATCGAAGCTTCAAAACCAGGTATCGGCCATTTCATCAACAAGCACGCCCGAAACCTCGAAGCGTTGTTGATCGACACGGATATACGGCAGCTTTTTTTCATTCCCGGAAGCGGTGGTTTCCCCGCGATGGCGAATATCAATTATTTCCTGAAAAAAAAGATAATCGACGGCATCAGACATCTCGTTTCCGATTACATCATCTGCGATCTGGGGGCCGGTTCCTCGTTCGATGTGATCGATTTCTTTCTCATGTCTCATTCGGGTTTCATTGTCGCCACACCCGAACCGACGGCCATTATCGGCGCGTATTCGTTCATCAAGTCGAGCCTTTATCGGCTGCTTTACCGAAGTTTTCGCCCGAAAAGCGAAGAAAGAAAAACGATAGCCTCGATGCTCATGCAAAATCACGGCAAGGGAGAACTTTCCTTTTTCACGCTTCTCGATACCCTTTCACAACTGAATGCGGATGCGGGAGAGACCGCCAAAATCAGTCTTTCCTCTTATTCCCCCCGTATCGTCATCAATAACGGGCGGACGGTCGGGGACCTCGAAATCGGTGCGAAATTGAGGGAATTGACACGCCAACATTGCGGGATTAATATCGAATACGCGGGATTCCTCTATAAAAACAGCGAAATCACCCGGTCGATCTTTGAAAAAACACCCGTCGTTTTAAAGAATCCGTCCTCTATGTATTCACAGGCTATGGAACAAATAGCATCAAAAATTATCGACACGGCGTACGGTGAGACACGGCCGCTTTATGAAGGAGACGAGGATATTGCAGAATTAAGGGAAATGATCGAACATAATTGA